The proteins below are encoded in one region of Pelecanus crispus isolate bPelCri1 chromosome 4, bPelCri1.pri, whole genome shotgun sequence:
- the SPATA18 gene encoding mitochondria-eating protein isoform X1, with protein sequence MADGLRRLISAESGRVLQEKLESWYRDYEINSCDQNLNRCCEVIELNSQIQGQLFTILNETSREGGHYAGVETIKTRLLPWLGTCFSCATSGRLSETNLSLTQDSVEKERQLRELASNQTFQLQELQEELTSTRLQLSHVQQDLAKTQLALEDTKTKSATTLSAAEDEIVQLKAVLKASRAQEKDALRKLDRLNDYEQQIQILRDEISILDAQKSVLQSRLARSRSPSPRRMESKSPSPLPLRSCSPGRARRTNASRRACLVARFGDIYAQERLDAENLLRTYISDMEMVQRIIYIAAVESFHAAKMAYRQFKIRVRETLSLGHSGPESLEDTVLDYIVRHEDLYDVQGSVNEVIRSMNINPKISFPPEIDFIVISTLIRELCRVAFSMQTLVPPLDIAFGTDGELFSETKYHRSFDSDFTAVLVAYHVWPALMENDIVIVKGEAVTKRGALWSRRSRSRSRNRNRSRSTSPLLSRHLSRSRSPSPLRSGSPRR encoded by the exons ATGGCCGACGGCTTGAGGAGGCTGATCAGCGCGGAGAGCGGCCGGGTGCTGCAGGAGAAACTGGAGAGCTGGTACCGGGACTACGAG ATTAATTCCTGTGATCAGAATCTGAACCGATGCTGTGAAGTAATAGAATTGAACTCTCAGATTCAAGGGCAGCTCTTCACAATCCTCAATGAAACATCTCGAGAAG GTGGCCATTATGCAGGTGTGGAAACAATAAAAACTCGTCTCCTGCCATGGCTAGggacttgtttttcctgtgctaCTTCAGGGAGGCTCTCTGAAACCAACCTCTCTCTCACTCAG GATTCAGTTGAGAAAGAGAGGCAGCTGAGAGAGCTAGCCAGCAATCAGACTTTTCAACTGCAAGAGCTGCAGGAAGAACTGACTTCAACTCGTCTACAGCTCAGCCATGTGCAACAAGA tctggcaaaaaCTCAGTTGGCTCTTGAAGACACAAAGACCAAATCAGCCACCACTCTTTCGGCAGCAGAAGATGAAATTGTTCAGCTAAAAGCAGT TCTGAAGGCTTCCCGTGCCCAAGAGAAGGATGCCCTGAGGAAGTTAGATCGTCTGAATGACTATGAGCAGCAGATTCAAATACTGCGGGATGAGATTTCTATCCTGGATGCCCAAAAGTCTGTTCTCCAGAGCAG GCTTGCACGGAGCCGTTCTCCTTCCCCAAGGCGCATGGAGAGCAAGTCACCTAGTCCACTTCCTCTGAGGAGCTGCTCACCTGGCCGAGCCAGACGTACAAATGCTTCACGTCGCGCATGCCTGGTAGCTCGCTTTGGTGACATTTATGCTCAGGAACGCTTGGATGCAGAGAACCTTTTGAGGACATACATCAGTGACATGGAGATGGTGCAGAGGATAATATACATTGCAGCTGtg GAGTCTTTTCATGCAGCAAAGATGGCCTACAGGCAGTTCAAAATACGTGTAAGAGAGACTCTGTCTCTAGGTCACTCGGGGCCTGAGTCACTTGAAGACACTGTCCTGGATTATATAGTTCGCCATGAGGATCTGTATGATGTTCAAGGCAGTGTCAAT gaaGTAATTCGCTCCATGAACATCAACCCAAAGATTTCATTTCCACCAGAAATTGATTTCATTGTGATCAGCACTTTGATTCGAGAGTTGTGCCGTGTGGCTTTTTCAATGCAGACACTCGTTCCTCCTCTTGATATTGCCTTTGGTACTGATGGAGAACTTTTCAGTGAGACCAA GTACCATCGTAGCTTTGACTCTGATTTCACAGCTGTCTTGGTGGCCTATCATGTATGGCCTGCTCTGATGGAAAATGACATTGTAATTGTGAAGGGAGAGGCAGTCACAAAAAGAGGAGCTCTG TGGTCTCGCAGAAGTAGAAGtagaagcagaaacagaaaccGCAGCCGTAGCACCAGTCCTCTTCTATCTCGTCAT TTGTCTCGAAGCCGCAGTCCTTCACCACTGAGGAGCGGAAGCCCAA GGCGTTAA
- the SPATA18 gene encoding mitochondria-eating protein isoform X2, producing MADGLRRLISAESGRVLQEKLESWYRDYEINSCDQNLNRCCEVIELNSQIQGQLFTILNETSREGGHYAGVETIKTRLLPWLGTCFSCATSGRLSETNLSLTQDSVEKERQLRELASNQTFQLQELQEELTSTRLQLSHVQQDLKASRAQEKDALRKLDRLNDYEQQIQILRDEISILDAQKSVLQSRLARSRSPSPRRMESKSPSPLPLRSCSPGRARRTNASRRACLVARFGDIYAQERLDAENLLRTYISDMEMVQRIIYIAAVESFHAAKMAYRQFKIRVRETLSLGHSGPESLEDTVLDYIVRHEDLYDVQGSVNEVIRSMNINPKISFPPEIDFIVISTLIRELCRVAFSMQTLVPPLDIAFGTDGELFSETKYHRSFDSDFTAVLVAYHVWPALMENDIVIVKGEAVTKRGALWSRRSRSRSRNRNRSRSTSPLLSRHLSRSRSPSPLRSGSPSKWAY from the exons ATGGCCGACGGCTTGAGGAGGCTGATCAGCGCGGAGAGCGGCCGGGTGCTGCAGGAGAAACTGGAGAGCTGGTACCGGGACTACGAG ATTAATTCCTGTGATCAGAATCTGAACCGATGCTGTGAAGTAATAGAATTGAACTCTCAGATTCAAGGGCAGCTCTTCACAATCCTCAATGAAACATCTCGAGAAG GTGGCCATTATGCAGGTGTGGAAACAATAAAAACTCGTCTCCTGCCATGGCTAGggacttgtttttcctgtgctaCTTCAGGGAGGCTCTCTGAAACCAACCTCTCTCTCACTCAG GATTCAGTTGAGAAAGAGAGGCAGCTGAGAGAGCTAGCCAGCAATCAGACTTTTCAACTGCAAGAGCTGCAGGAAGAACTGACTTCAACTCGTCTACAGCTCAGCCATGTGCAACAAGA TCTGAAGGCTTCCCGTGCCCAAGAGAAGGATGCCCTGAGGAAGTTAGATCGTCTGAATGACTATGAGCAGCAGATTCAAATACTGCGGGATGAGATTTCTATCCTGGATGCCCAAAAGTCTGTTCTCCAGAGCAG GCTTGCACGGAGCCGTTCTCCTTCCCCAAGGCGCATGGAGAGCAAGTCACCTAGTCCACTTCCTCTGAGGAGCTGCTCACCTGGCCGAGCCAGACGTACAAATGCTTCACGTCGCGCATGCCTGGTAGCTCGCTTTGGTGACATTTATGCTCAGGAACGCTTGGATGCAGAGAACCTTTTGAGGACATACATCAGTGACATGGAGATGGTGCAGAGGATAATATACATTGCAGCTGtg GAGTCTTTTCATGCAGCAAAGATGGCCTACAGGCAGTTCAAAATACGTGTAAGAGAGACTCTGTCTCTAGGTCACTCGGGGCCTGAGTCACTTGAAGACACTGTCCTGGATTATATAGTTCGCCATGAGGATCTGTATGATGTTCAAGGCAGTGTCAAT gaaGTAATTCGCTCCATGAACATCAACCCAAAGATTTCATTTCCACCAGAAATTGATTTCATTGTGATCAGCACTTTGATTCGAGAGTTGTGCCGTGTGGCTTTTTCAATGCAGACACTCGTTCCTCCTCTTGATATTGCCTTTGGTACTGATGGAGAACTTTTCAGTGAGACCAA GTACCATCGTAGCTTTGACTCTGATTTCACAGCTGTCTTGGTGGCCTATCATGTATGGCCTGCTCTGATGGAAAATGACATTGTAATTGTGAAGGGAGAGGCAGTCACAAAAAGAGGAGCTCTG TGGTCTCGCAGAAGTAGAAGtagaagcagaaacagaaaccGCAGCCGTAGCACCAGTCCTCTTCTATCTCGTCAT TTGTCTCGAAGCCGCAGTCCTTCACCACTGAGGAGCGGAAGCCCAAGTAAGTGGGCATATTAG
- the SGCB gene encoding beta-sarcoglycan isoform X2 yields the protein MAAAASEQQSSNGPVKKSMREKAVERRNINKEHNSNFKAGYIPIDEDRLHKTGLRGRKGNLAICVIVLLFILAVINLIITLVIWAVIRIGPNGCDSMEFHESGLLRFKQVSDMGVIHPLYKSTVGGRRNEDLVITGNNQPIVFQQGTTKLSVEKDKTSITSDIGMEFVDPRTQNTLFSTDYETHEFHLPNGVKILNVQKASTERITSNATSDLNIKVDGRAIVRGNEGVFITGKTIEFRMGGNMELKAFSGNNDLLLLRR from the exons ATGGCGGCGGCCGCCTCCGAGCAG CAAAGTTCTAATGGCCCGGTGAAGAAGTCTATGCGAGAGAAGGCTGTGGAACGCAGGAACATTAATAAGGAGCACAACAGTAACTTTAAAGCGGGATACATTCCAATTGATGAAGACCGGCTCCATAAGACAGGGTTACGTGGCAGGAAAGGCAACTTGGCCATTTGTGTGAttgttcttctttttattttggctgTCATCAATCTGATT attacGCTAGTTATCTGGGCAGTGATTCGAATCGGTCCCAATGGTTGTGACAGTATGGAGTTCCATGAGAGTGGCTTGTTGCGGTTTAAGCAAGTTTCTGACATGGGAGTTATACATCCGTTGTATAAAAGCACTGTAGGAGGCAGACGTAATGAAGATTTGGTGATCACTGGAAATAATCAGCCT ATTGTATTTCAGCAAGGAACAACCAAGCTTAGTgtggaaaaagacaaaacttcTATTACCAGTGATATTGGCATGGAGTTTGTTGACCCACGGACACAAAATACCTTGTTCAGCACAGACTATGAAACTCATGAGTTTCATCTGCCAAATGGAGTTAAAATCTTGAATGTACAAAAGGCCTCTACAGAGAGG ATTACCAGCAATGCAACCAGTGATCTAAACATAAAGGTCGATGGCCGTGCTATTGTCCGTGGAAATGAAGGTGTTTTCATCACAGGCAAGACCATTGAGTTTCGAATGGGGGGTAACATGGAACTTAAAGCA TTTTCAGGTAACAATGATTTACTACTGTTAAGACGCTAA
- the SGCB gene encoding beta-sarcoglycan isoform X1 has protein sequence MAAAASEQQSSNGPVKKSMREKAVERRNINKEHNSNFKAGYIPIDEDRLHKTGLRGRKGNLAICVIVLLFILAVINLIITLVIWAVIRIGPNGCDSMEFHESGLLRFKQVSDMGVIHPLYKSTVGGRRNEDLVITGNNQPIVFQQGTTKLSVEKDKTSITSDIGMEFVDPRTQNTLFSTDYETHEFHLPNGVKILNVQKASTERITSNATSDLNIKVDGRAIVRGNEGVFITGKTIEFRMGGNMELKAENSIILNGTVMVSPSRLPSSSYGEQFNNGNWLRFKLCMCADGTLFKVQVTGYNMGCQTSVNPCGATH, from the exons ATGGCGGCGGCCGCCTCCGAGCAG CAAAGTTCTAATGGCCCGGTGAAGAAGTCTATGCGAGAGAAGGCTGTGGAACGCAGGAACATTAATAAGGAGCACAACAGTAACTTTAAAGCGGGATACATTCCAATTGATGAAGACCGGCTCCATAAGACAGGGTTACGTGGCAGGAAAGGCAACTTGGCCATTTGTGTGAttgttcttctttttattttggctgTCATCAATCTGATT attacGCTAGTTATCTGGGCAGTGATTCGAATCGGTCCCAATGGTTGTGACAGTATGGAGTTCCATGAGAGTGGCTTGTTGCGGTTTAAGCAAGTTTCTGACATGGGAGTTATACATCCGTTGTATAAAAGCACTGTAGGAGGCAGACGTAATGAAGATTTGGTGATCACTGGAAATAATCAGCCT ATTGTATTTCAGCAAGGAACAACCAAGCTTAGTgtggaaaaagacaaaacttcTATTACCAGTGATATTGGCATGGAGTTTGTTGACCCACGGACACAAAATACCTTGTTCAGCACAGACTATGAAACTCATGAGTTTCATCTGCCAAATGGAGTTAAAATCTTGAATGTACAAAAGGCCTCTACAGAGAGG ATTACCAGCAATGCAACCAGTGATCTAAACATAAAGGTCGATGGCCGTGCTATTGTCCGTGGAAATGAAGGTGTTTTCATCACAGGCAAGACCATTGAGTTTCGAATGGGGGGTAACATGGAACTTAAAGCA GAAAACAGCATCATTCTGAATGGAACTGTGATGGTCAGCCCATCGCGACTGCCAAGTTCTTCTTACGGGGAACAATTTAATAATGGCAACTGGCTGCGTTTCAAGCTCTGCATGTGTGCGGATGGGACTCTGTTCAAGGTTCAGGTGACAGGTTATAACATGGGTTGTCAGACTTCTGTCAATCCGTGCGGAGCCACGCACTAA
- the SGCB gene encoding beta-sarcoglycan isoform X3: MAAAASEQITLVIWAVIRIGPNGCDSMEFHESGLLRFKQVSDMGVIHPLYKSTVGGRRNEDLVITGNNQPIVFQQGTTKLSVEKDKTSITSDIGMEFVDPRTQNTLFSTDYETHEFHLPNGVKILNVQKASTERITSNATSDLNIKVDGRAIVRGNEGVFITGKTIEFRMGGNMELKAENSIILNGTVMVSPSRLPSSSYGEQFNNGNWLRFKLCMCADGTLFKVQVTGYNMGCQTSVNPCGATH, encoded by the exons ATGGCGGCGGCCGCCTCCGAGCAG attacGCTAGTTATCTGGGCAGTGATTCGAATCGGTCCCAATGGTTGTGACAGTATGGAGTTCCATGAGAGTGGCTTGTTGCGGTTTAAGCAAGTTTCTGACATGGGAGTTATACATCCGTTGTATAAAAGCACTGTAGGAGGCAGACGTAATGAAGATTTGGTGATCACTGGAAATAATCAGCCT ATTGTATTTCAGCAAGGAACAACCAAGCTTAGTgtggaaaaagacaaaacttcTATTACCAGTGATATTGGCATGGAGTTTGTTGACCCACGGACACAAAATACCTTGTTCAGCACAGACTATGAAACTCATGAGTTTCATCTGCCAAATGGAGTTAAAATCTTGAATGTACAAAAGGCCTCTACAGAGAGG ATTACCAGCAATGCAACCAGTGATCTAAACATAAAGGTCGATGGCCGTGCTATTGTCCGTGGAAATGAAGGTGTTTTCATCACAGGCAAGACCATTGAGTTTCGAATGGGGGGTAACATGGAACTTAAAGCA GAAAACAGCATCATTCTGAATGGAACTGTGATGGTCAGCCCATCGCGACTGCCAAGTTCTTCTTACGGGGAACAATTTAATAATGGCAACTGGCTGCGTTTCAAGCTCTGCATGTGTGCGGATGGGACTCTGTTCAAGGTTCAGGTGACAGGTTATAACATGGGTTGTCAGACTTCTGTCAATCCGTGCGGAGCCACGCACTAA
- the LRRC66 gene encoding leucine-rich repeat-containing protein 66, whose product MDNLHLSVIAVVLYFNLPGSVGTKSQRILLDTRHRSDCRWDGEFSLNCSFTGISAIPEDVSQTATTADFSGNNIKTFDGRNEEWMLKHLNLSNNLISELSLATFRNLPVLETLNLNDNAIHTLTLDIPTPAHGSKKYGKCCRLLPALKVLSVERNNLNTVPRGLGLLQSLQTVRLSSNGIRQIGMNDFQNCSQLKDIDLQNNKITKIHPDAFRDLNKLQVVDLRENALTTPLPQILISMNFFQLEVGLSNNAWIFNCRLNAFKHLFNFLFDSTKKKWSISYKKSANNSQKPLLYLSSFHLNCSNSVLLKRAVIPAGKTLVLNCDVDNTRGNGVSWWTPKGRISKDNSLPHMTLDKMNNLVIHNAEKTAGGLYLCIFNTTKKKYLIYNIQVKERVSTSLVRKARDTNTVFRQGRTEQDLTLAVCLSVLITFVCAFCLGAFARPYLVSLWRLMCKNKNSGSEHTYSNQAFSDETLSRECSASKPTNTQHNLFICDENSSRNTCVFPTETSTSHENVIGSSVHAPNTEEEYQKQSNNEINVKKTTVFSGIKTSIGNDRNVSVDDNGLFSVGTDYNNSNEVKPRKLMSSNISLRKHSKYTNKDSEKSRFPPVARRSNADSYSNHTDSSDSDLSFTGETGFPFSTIQTHTVEQDSRNSKVSNNSGLLQSEIAKATPDSPERKDIISHNEPMSTTKFLPGRQSCDEQLGLNSNINTTSDVGDFILPSSCKRDTNIENLSAYQAIENSPLTEYDCKTECTNKKDASADICVDSSSDEGTPFTMSDCSSLADFELEQPDVSDNLPVCQSSLEEADKNSGTEKFATLPESPNIAAELQHIGKNEDENNAYFDPTINYGSGTITPETASPYADKFGDHASMTDSDTVSSSSQEVPDTFDYFPNAESTAQNSISDSLHNQSTDFGYTLLSLKHSPTYDTDAENTPEEAELQLYRFPIEPQHSLSFSPTEQKENAPDGSADEHIGSNSSEKNHGEGDTALRRNMSTSEDNDFIFAPIDIDLNEIIRTSLPHSSSESSLQSLPEHTAEKHFTVITEKDNLLPQGTQLNTTKACADKMQRGFNEKDCDEYTELQDTINCSLPEETQSCNLTADLLHLHSSGKTPSVFNTEDHFQLDQSDKDAYSFSVPQDFFSESTRYSLCSFPQKTTGNKISESTDSSKAEEDTTLAGLENNPTTVVDLQNSSENFSQKSQTNLGKGQVFVKKKRAFDGFVNVLQSRRTNFNS is encoded by the exons ATGGATAACCTTCACTTGAGTGTCATAGCTGTGGTCCTTTACTTTAATCTTCCTGGATCAGTGGGAACCAAGTCACAGCGGATTCTTCTTGATACACGTCACCGTTCAGACtgccggtgggatggggagttCTCACTGAATTGTTCTTTTACCGGAATATCTGCTATTCCAGAAGATGTATcacaaacagcaacaacagctGATTTTAGTGGCAATAATATTAAAACTTTTGACGGAAGAAACGAAGAATGGATGCTAAAACACCTGAATCTTAGCAACAACCTGATTTCTGAACTCTCCTTAGCTACTTTTAGAAATCTACCCGTTTTAGAAACTCTGAACCTCAATGATAACGCCATCCACACCCTCACGCTGGACATACCTACACCTGCGCATGGCTCTAAAAAGTATGGAAAATGCTGTCGTCTCCTGCCTGCTTTGAAAGTACTGTCAGTTGAAAGAAATAATCTTAATACAGTTCCAAGAG GACTAGGCCTGCTGCAATCTTTACAAACTGTCCGTTTGTCATCCAATGGCATACGACAGATTGGTATGAatgattttcaaaactgttcacAGCTGAAGGACATCGACTTGCAAAACAACAAGATAACTAAAATTCATCCAGACGCCTTCAGGGATCTCAACAAATTACAG GTCGTGGATCTCCGTGAAAATGCTCTGACAACCCCTTTACCACAGATATTAATCAGTATGAACTTCTTTCAGCTTGAAGTGGGTTTGTCAAATAACGCCTGGATCTTTAACTGCAGACTAAATGCtttcaaacatttatttaattttctttttgactcCACGAAGAAAAAATGGAGTATTTCATACAAGAAATCTGCCAACAACTCACAGAAACCTCTGCTGTATCTTTCAAGTTTCCATTTAAACTGCAGCAACAGCGTTTTGCTCAAGAGGGCTGTAATCCCAGCAGGGAAGACATTGGTGCTAAACTGTGACGTGGACAACACAAGAG gtaaTGGAGTCTCTTGGTGGACACCTAAAGGCAGAATTTCAAAAGATAACAGTCTTCCTCATATGACACTGGATAAAATGAATAACTTAGTGATACACAATGCTGAGAAAACTGCTGGAGGgttatatttgtgtatttttaatacaacaaagaagaaatatctcATCTACAACATACAGGTGAAAGAAAGGGTATCAACATCTCTGGTTAGAAAAGCCCGGGACACTAACACTGTTTTTAGACAAGGAAGAACAGAGCAGGACCTTACATTAGCTGTCTGCCTCTCGGTGCTCATTACGTTTGTTTGTGCTTTTTGTCTGGGTGCTTTTGCTAGACCCTACCTTGTGAGCCTGTGGAGACTCATGTGCAAGAACAAAAATTCAGGTTCAGAACATACTTATTCTAATCAAGCTTTTTCAGATGAAACCTTGAGCAGAGAGTGCTCTGCAAGCAAACCAACAAATACGCAGCATAATTTGTTCATTTGTGATGAGAATTCTTCAAGAAACACATGCGTTTTTCCTACAGAAACTTCTACTTCACATGAAAATGTCATTGGTAGCAGTGTACATGCACCAAATACTGAAGAAGAGTAccagaaacaaagcaataatGAGATTAATGTGAAGAAAACAACAGTGTTTTCAGGCATCAAAACTAGTATCGGCAATGATAGAAACGTAAGTGTTGATGATAATGGACTATTTTCAGTAGGGACAGATTACAATAACAGCAATGAAGTAAAGCCAAGAAAATTAATGAGTAGTAACATTTCATTACGGAAACAttcaaaatacacaaataaagaCTCAGAGAAGAGCAGGTTCCCTCCCGTAGCCAGGAGATCGAATGCTGACTCTTACTCAAATCACACTGACTCTTCGGATTCGGATTTATCCTTCACGGGAGAAACTGGCTTTCCGTTTTCCACAATACAAACACATACAGTTGAACAAGATTCTAGGAACAGCAAGGTAAGCAACAACTCTGGTCTGCTGCAGTCTGAAATCGCGAAGGCTACACCAGATTCTCCCGAAAGAAAAGATATCATTTCACATAATGAACCCATGAGCACTACAAAATTTCTGCCTGGAAGGCAAAGCTGCGATGAACAACTTGGTCTAAACAGCAACATAAATACAACCAGTGATGTGGGAGATTTTATTTTACCCAGTAGCTGCAAGAGAGATACAAATATTGAGAATTTAAGTGCCTACCAAGCAATAGAAAACTCTCCTCTTACAGAGTATGACTGTAAAACGGAGtgtacaaataaaaaagatgctTCAGCAGATATATGTGTTGATAGTTCTTCAGATGAAGGGACTCCATTCACAATGAGTGACTGTAGTTCTTTAGCAGACTTTGAACTGGAACAACCCGATGTCAGTGACAACCTGCCAGTCTGTCAGTCGTCACTAGAGGAAGCCGATAAGAACAGCGGAACTGAGAAGTTCGCAACGCTGCCAGAGTCTCCAAACATTGCTGCTGAACTTCAGCATATTgggaaaaatgaagatgagaaCAATGCGTATTTTGACCCCACTATTAACTATGGATCAGGTACCATCACGCCTGAAACAGCATCACCTTACGCTGATAAATTTGGTGACCATGCAAGCATGACAGATTCAGACACAGTTAGTTCTTCAAGTCAAGAAGTTCCTGATACGTTTGATTATTTTCCTAATGCAGAGTCAACAGCACAAAACTCTATTTCTGATTCTCTCCACAATCAAAGTACAGATTTTGGCTATACgttactttcattaaaacattctCCCACGTATGACACAGATGCAGAAAATACTCCTGAAGAGGCTGAACTGCAGCTGTATCGGTTTCCCATCGAACCACAGCATTCCCTCAGCTTCAGTCCcactgaacaaaaagaaaatgcaccaGATGGAAGTGCAGACGAGCACATAGGTAGCAACTCCTCCGAGAAGAATCATGGTGAAGGGGACACTGCCTTAAGAAGAAACATGAGTACATCTGAGGacaatgattttatttttgctcccATTGATATTGATTTGAATGAAATTATTAGAACATCGCTACCGCATTCCAGCAGCGAATCATCTCTTCAATCTCTGCCTGAacacacagctgaaaaacattttacagttaTTACAGAGAAAGACAACTTGCTACCACAGGGGACGCAGCTGAACACAACTAAGGCTTGTGCAGATAAAATGCAAAGAGGTTTTAATGAGAAAGACTGTGATGAATACACAGAATTACAGGATACCATCAACTGTAGCCTCCCCGAAGAAACACAGTCTTGCAATCTTACGGCAGATTTGCTGCATCTTCACTCCTCTGGGAAAACACCATCAGTCTTCAACACAGAGGATCATTTCCAACTGGATCAGAGTGACAAGGATGCATATTCCTTCTCAGTCCCACAAGACTTCTTCAGTGAAAGCACACGATACAGTTTATGTTCATTCCCACAAAAGactacaggaaataaaatttccGAAAGCACTGATTCCAGCAAGGCGGAAGAGGACACTACTTTGGCAGGACTGGAGAACAATCCTACAACAGTTGTTGACCTCCAAAATTCAAGTGAAAACTTCAGTCAAAAGAGTCAGACCAATTTAGGAAAGGGCCAGGTTtttgttaagaagaaaagaGCGTTTGATGGATTTGTTAATGTTTTGCAAAGCAGGAGAACAAACTTCAATAGTTGA